Proteins from a single region of Chitinibacter bivalviorum:
- a CDS encoding molybdopterin-dependent oxidoreductase: MLRTLVLVVSLLLAPLGFAADADAAKTVLKIAGKVTQEQALSIADLDKLPQKKLTVPTPWYPEPQTFEGPLLRDVIKLAGIKAGTLKMTALNDYTIEIPVSDAQSYDVIVASKLNGKPMAIREKGPLFVIYPFDSKEELRKTEYYRRCIWQLKQIVAE; this comes from the coding sequence ATGTTGCGTACCTTAGTGTTAGTCGTCAGTTTATTATTGGCCCCATTGGGTTTTGCCGCCGATGCGGATGCCGCCAAAACGGTATTGAAAATTGCGGGGAAAGTGACTCAAGAGCAAGCGTTATCGATTGCTGATTTGGATAAATTGCCACAAAAAAAACTGACCGTGCCTACCCCTTGGTATCCAGAGCCGCAAACTTTTGAAGGCCCATTGCTACGTGATGTGATCAAACTGGCAGGCATTAAAGCGGGTACGCTCAAAATGACGGCTTTAAATGACTATACGATTGAGATTCCGGTGAGCGATGCGCAGAGTTACGATGTCATTGTGGCCAGCAAACTCAATGGCAAACCGATGGCCATTCGTGAAAAAGGCCCATTGTTTGTGATTTATCCTTTTGATTCAAAAGAAGAGCTGCGCAAAACAGAATACTACCGCCGGTGTATCTGGCAGCTTAAACAGATCGTTGCGGAATAA
- a CDS encoding BCCT family transporter translates to MTHTAKPRHTFSMPVLIPSLVLIIALIAFTTLAPQVAETNFVAAQSWITVHFSWFYILAVSGFFLFLIGLAISDYGKIRLGADDAEPEFSLGSWLAMLFAAGMGIGLMYYGVGEPLQHYVNPPLAQGQTLAGASEAMTSTFLHWGFHAWAIYGLVGLVLAYFGFRYNLPLTLSSGLYPLLRERVNGPAGHTINVFALCCTLFGLAPSVGLGSVQLAAGIHQLTGWDTSGLSVQLALIATVIFLAGISASTGLGKGVRRLSELNLLLAVILLLFVLFAGPTLFLLGAFGDNVGNYLSQFLNLTFRGFTYTPTQSEGWLSGWTILYWAWWISWSPFVGLFIARISRGRTIREFITGVIIIPSIFTFIWMTVFGNSVIWLDMNVAHGALAATAGNVDALLFSFFSYLPFSNIASIISMMLILVFFVTSADSGALMLDGLSSKDPANSPIWQRLFWAILLGLTAGTLLSAGGQKALMTMTLIAALPFTVIMILLAFSLWRGLVADQRHSQQKFTPASTFWSGQHWKQRLEQILHQPSQEDVASFIRDTVTPALHEVAIEMQQRGCKARVETHDDGGISLCVPQPNLRDFIYGVHAHARPVASFALRDANLPASERQYTYEPVTFFADGRRGYDIEYMRTEELIADVLKQYERYLSLSQSQNTHLINTTPEHTSSNG, encoded by the coding sequence ATGACCCACACCGCCAAGCCACGGCATACCTTTAGTATGCCGGTGCTGATCCCGAGCCTTGTTCTGATCATTGCCTTAATTGCCTTCACTACTCTGGCCCCGCAAGTGGCCGAAACGAATTTCGTCGCCGCCCAAAGCTGGATTACGGTGCATTTTTCTTGGTTTTATATTCTGGCGGTATCCGGCTTTTTCCTGTTCCTGATCGGACTGGCGATCAGCGATTACGGCAAAATCCGCCTTGGTGCCGATGACGCCGAGCCTGAATTTAGTCTGGGCTCATGGCTGGCCATGTTGTTTGCCGCAGGGATGGGTATCGGCTTGATGTATTACGGTGTCGGTGAGCCTTTACAACACTATGTCAATCCGCCACTAGCCCAAGGGCAAACTTTGGCTGGCGCCAGTGAAGCGATGACCAGCACCTTTTTGCACTGGGGTTTTCATGCCTGGGCGATTTATGGCTTGGTCGGATTGGTGCTGGCTTATTTTGGCTTTCGCTATAATCTACCGCTGACGCTGAGCTCTGGATTGTATCCGCTGCTACGCGAGCGTGTGAATGGCCCTGCGGGACATACCATCAATGTATTCGCTCTGTGTTGCACCCTCTTTGGGCTGGCACCGTCGGTTGGTTTGGGCTCGGTGCAACTCGCGGCTGGCATTCATCAACTCACAGGTTGGGACACCAGCGGATTGTCAGTGCAATTGGCTCTGATTGCGACCGTGATTTTTTTGGCGGGTATTTCAGCCTCAACCGGCCTAGGCAAAGGGGTACGTCGACTCTCAGAATTAAACCTGCTGCTGGCCGTGATATTGCTGTTGTTCGTCCTATTTGCAGGACCCACCTTATTCTTGCTCGGTGCCTTTGGTGACAATGTCGGCAATTATCTGAGCCAATTTTTGAATCTCACCTTCCGTGGCTTTACCTATACCCCAACGCAGAGTGAAGGCTGGTTAAGCGGCTGGACCATCCTATATTGGGCATGGTGGATTTCGTGGTCACCGTTTGTGGGCTTATTTATTGCCCGTATTTCTCGCGGCCGAACGATTCGGGAATTTATAACCGGCGTGATTATCATCCCGAGTATTTTCACCTTCATCTGGATGACGGTGTTTGGCAATAGCGTGATCTGGCTGGATATGAACGTGGCCCACGGCGCGCTGGCGGCGACCGCTGGCAATGTGGATGCGCTGCTATTTAGCTTCTTCTCGTACCTGCCATTTTCGAATATCGCCTCGATTATTTCGATGATGCTGATTTTGGTGTTTTTCGTTACATCCGCGGATTCGGGTGCCTTGATGCTCGATGGCTTGTCGTCGAAAGACCCAGCCAACTCCCCCATCTGGCAACGCTTATTCTGGGCGATTTTACTCGGTCTAACCGCAGGAACCCTACTCAGCGCAGGTGGACAGAAAGCCTTGATGACGATGACGCTGATCGCGGCACTGCCATTTACCGTGATTATGATTTTGCTCGCGTTTTCACTCTGGCGCGGCTTGGTGGCTGACCAGCGCCACTCGCAGCAAAAATTCACCCCAGCCAGCACATTCTGGAGTGGCCAGCACTGGAAGCAACGTCTGGAGCAGATTTTGCATCAGCCAAGCCAAGAAGACGTCGCCAGCTTTATTCGCGATACAGTGACGCCTGCCCTGCATGAAGTGGCCATTGAAATGCAGCAACGCGGCTGCAAAGCGCGAGTTGAAACGCATGACGATGGTGGCATTTCGCTGTGCGTACCGCAGCCAAATCTGCGTGACTTTATCTACGGCGTACATGCGCATGCACGCCCAGTAGCCAGCTTTGCTCTGCGCGATGCGAATTTGCCCGCCAGCGAGCGGCAATATACCTACGAGCCGGTGACTTTCTTTGCTGATGGCCGTCGCGGCTACGACATTGAATACATGCGCACCGAAGAGTTAATCGCCGATGTATTGAAGCAATATGAGCGGTATCTGTCGCTAAGCCAGAGCCAGAATACTCATTTGATCAATACCACCCCGGAGCATACCAGCAGCAATGGCTAA
- a CDS encoding ATP-binding protein produces MSRRFLLILLTISAVLLTNFSLIVYFEQQQKAELTRQSEQGIDNQLWQIFQLGSEFQRLREATTAHRFDDLTLRFDIFYSRVKGIEGGSTRDLFPDPQLRSAMTAPLHRFIAEADQLLRQSELSAAQWKTMQALVLQQQDHIDELIQSARLQFANNSEAKKNRLARLGFFRVALSGLQIILLLLFAGLGLSVLWRSEKQRKELVALNFSLSDARQLAEAANATKSRFLAHISHEIRTPLTSILGYTERLRQSLGLSDGQKKQLGHIAHSGQHLLSLLNHVLDLSKSESGKLELITETISLPQLKLELDSMFALMAQEKKLRLEIQLAPDLPEFIMLDGGKLRQILINLIGNSMKFTEQGGVTVHISKQGEAELFELKARVKDTGCGIAEHELAHLFHPFEQTESGKHIGGTGLGLALSRDYARLMGGELVAQSQFGFGCEFTLTVPTKVAAPPQLATRPAPVNYAASALGKTILVVEDQIVNRDLLCEILEEAGALTLAAEDGLAAIKMVAAHPEIERILMDYQMPGLDGLSTTAQLRDLGFNKPIYLISASPEHELRLLPQFKLLDGYLSKPYQAQELLELLGLNVAAAAIDAGDTSIALMDAALAQARLGFSEARFAELALKGFIRLQGLELDFLAALHDADIEAAQRHAHSAKGIASQLGAMALAQQWTLLEVNPQLQNPTLSQLSDLREQSLAALNKKTEL; encoded by the coding sequence ATGTCACGGCGTTTTTTGCTGATTTTGCTGACGATCAGCGCGGTATTGCTGACCAATTTTAGCCTGATCGTCTATTTCGAGCAGCAGCAAAAGGCCGAGTTAACCCGCCAATCAGAGCAGGGCATTGATAATCAGCTGTGGCAGATTTTTCAGCTGGGCAGCGAGTTTCAGCGTTTGCGCGAGGCGACAACGGCGCATCGCTTTGATGATTTAACGCTGCGCTTTGATATTTTTTATAGCCGCGTCAAAGGGATTGAAGGCGGCTCTACCCGTGATCTATTCCCCGATCCGCAATTACGCAGTGCCATGACCGCGCCTTTGCATCGCTTTATTGCCGAAGCAGATCAATTGCTACGCCAAAGCGAGCTCAGTGCTGCGCAGTGGAAAACGATGCAGGCGCTCGTATTGCAGCAGCAAGACCATATTGATGAGCTGATTCAATCGGCGCGGCTGCAATTTGCCAATAATAGTGAGGCCAAGAAAAACCGACTGGCTCGGCTGGGTTTTTTCCGCGTGGCTTTGTCGGGGTTGCAGATTATTTTATTGCTGCTGTTTGCGGGCTTGGGCTTGTCGGTGCTGTGGCGTAGCGAAAAGCAGCGCAAAGAGTTGGTTGCGCTTAATTTTTCTTTATCCGATGCGCGCCAGTTGGCTGAGGCGGCCAATGCGACTAAAAGTCGTTTTTTGGCGCACATCAGCCATGAAATCCGCACGCCATTGACGTCTATTTTGGGTTACACCGAGCGCTTGCGGCAAAGTTTGGGTTTGAGTGATGGGCAAAAAAAGCAGCTCGGTCATATCGCGCATTCGGGGCAACATTTGCTCAGCCTGCTCAATCATGTGCTGGATTTATCCAAATCCGAAAGTGGCAAGCTTGAGCTGATCACCGAAACAATCAGCTTGCCGCAGCTTAAACTCGAATTAGACAGCATGTTTGCTTTGATGGCGCAGGAAAAAAAACTGCGGCTAGAGATTCAATTGGCACCTGACTTACCCGAATTTATTATGCTCGATGGTGGCAAGCTGCGGCAGATCTTGATTAATTTGATCGGCAATAGCATGAAGTTTACCGAGCAGGGCGGGGTGACGGTACACATCTCAAAGCAGGGTGAGGCCGAGCTATTCGAGCTAAAAGCGCGAGTGAAGGATACCGGCTGCGGGATCGCCGAGCATGAATTAGCCCATTTATTTCATCCATTTGAGCAAACCGAAAGCGGTAAGCATATTGGTGGAACAGGGCTTGGCTTGGCGCTGAGCCGAGATTATGCGCGTTTGATGGGCGGTGAGCTGGTAGCGCAAAGTCAGTTTGGTTTTGGTTGTGAGTTCACACTGACCGTACCGACCAAGGTCGCCGCGCCGCCCCAGTTGGCGACGCGGCCAGCCCCGGTAAACTATGCTGCTTCAGCGTTGGGCAAGACGATTTTGGTGGTGGAAGACCAGATCGTCAATCGCGATTTATTGTGCGAAATACTTGAAGAAGCAGGTGCTTTGACGCTGGCAGCAGAAGATGGGCTAGCTGCAATCAAGATGGTGGCAGCGCATCCTGAAATTGAACGGATTTTGATGGATTACCAGATGCCAGGCCTTGATGGCCTGAGTACTACCGCGCAATTGCGTGATTTGGGTTTTAATAAACCGATTTATTTAATTTCCGCCTCCCCTGAGCACGAGTTACGACTACTACCGCAATTTAAATTGCTCGACGGCTATTTGAGCAAACCCTATCAAGCACAGGAATTACTCGAATTACTGGGCTTGAATGTTGCCGCTGCAGCGATCGATGCGGGAGATACTTCGATTGCGCTGATGGATGCCGCTTTGGCGCAGGCTAGGCTGGGGTTTAGCGAAGCACGTTTTGCTGAGTTGGCACTCAAAGGCTTTATTCGTTTGCAGGGATTGGAGTTGGATTTTCTGGCCGCACTGCACGATGCCGATATCGAGGCCGCGCAAAGGCACGCGCACAGCGCCAAGGGTATCGCTTCGCAATTGGGGGCCATGGCTTTGGCGCAACAATGGACTTTGCTCGAAGTTAATCCTCAACTGCAAAATCCGACACTGTCGCAATTGAGCGACTTACGCGAGCAGAGTCTGGCCGCGCTCAATAAAAAAACCGAACTTTAA